A genome region from Streptomyces sp. NBC_01296 includes the following:
- a CDS encoding nucleobase:cation symporter-2 family protein → MARVAARLTESGEPSTHPVDEVLPLPKLALYGFQHVLAFYAGAVIVPIIVGGALGLTTEQLVYLINADLFTCGIASIIQAFGVGRIGARLPLIQGVTFTAVSPMIAIGLGAGGGTAGLLVIYGAVITAGIATFAFAWLPPKAFRTVMRLFPPVVTGTVITVLGIVLIPVGLNDAAGGVGSPGFGDPKNFAYAGGTMLFILVLMKLGKPFLSSISILLGLVGGTAVAFLLGDAKFGDVSNSNWIGITTPFHYGAPKFAWFPILLMLIVMLITMVETTGDTYAVGDIVGKEIDSETVARALRADGAATALGGVLNSFPYVAFAENVGLVRMTKVKSRFVVVAAGVFMIVLGLIPKAAAIVAAVPHGVLGGAATVMFAMVALAGIQTLAKVDLKEEKNALVVGVSLAFALLPATVPVLFKDHMNADLSSLLNSGVTLGATAAIVLNLIFNGLAKDDAHQTPQAELPAQAAAAPDAAPEAKAAGEAETVAEATVGAAVTAVAAGAPKADADDEAAPAS, encoded by the coding sequence ATGGCACGTGTCGCCGCCCGGCTCACCGAAAGCGGAGAGCCCAGCACGCACCCGGTCGACGAGGTGCTCCCCCTCCCCAAGCTCGCGCTGTACGGCTTCCAGCACGTACTCGCGTTCTACGCCGGTGCGGTGATCGTCCCGATCATCGTGGGCGGTGCCCTCGGCCTGACCACCGAGCAGTTGGTCTACCTGATCAACGCCGACCTGTTCACCTGCGGTATCGCCTCGATCATCCAGGCGTTCGGCGTCGGCCGGATCGGCGCGCGCCTGCCGCTCATCCAGGGCGTCACCTTCACCGCGGTCTCCCCGATGATCGCCATCGGGCTCGGAGCCGGCGGCGGGACGGCTGGCCTGCTGGTCATCTACGGCGCGGTCATCACGGCCGGCATCGCCACCTTCGCCTTCGCCTGGCTGCCCCCCAAGGCCTTCCGTACGGTCATGCGGCTCTTCCCGCCGGTCGTCACCGGCACGGTGATCACCGTCCTCGGCATCGTGCTGATCCCCGTCGGCCTCAACGACGCCGCGGGCGGCGTCGGCAGCCCCGGCTTCGGCGACCCGAAGAACTTCGCGTACGCCGGCGGCACGATGCTCTTCATCCTCGTCCTGATGAAGCTCGGCAAGCCCTTCCTCTCGAGCATCTCCATCCTGCTCGGCCTGGTCGGCGGCACCGCCGTCGCCTTCCTGCTCGGCGACGCCAAGTTCGGCGACGTGAGCAACTCGAACTGGATCGGCATCACCACCCCGTTCCACTACGGAGCACCGAAGTTCGCCTGGTTCCCGATCCTGCTGATGCTCATCGTCATGCTGATCACCATGGTCGAGACCACCGGTGACACCTACGCCGTCGGCGACATCGTCGGCAAGGAGATCGACAGCGAGACCGTGGCCCGCGCGCTGCGCGCCGACGGCGCCGCGACCGCCCTCGGCGGTGTCCTCAACTCCTTCCCGTACGTGGCCTTCGCCGAGAACGTCGGCCTGGTCCGCATGACCAAGGTCAAGAGCCGGTTCGTCGTGGTCGCCGCGGGCGTCTTCATGATCGTGCTCGGGCTGATCCCGAAGGCCGCCGCGATCGTGGCCGCGGTCCCGCACGGGGTGCTCGGCGGCGCGGCGACGGTGATGTTCGCGATGGTGGCCCTTGCGGGCATCCAGACCCTGGCCAAGGTCGACCTCAAGGAGGAGAAGAACGCGCTGGTCGTGGGTGTCTCCCTGGCCTTCGCGCTGCTCCCCGCGACCGTCCCGGTGCTCTTCAAGGACCACATGAACGCGGACCTGTCCTCGCTGCTCAACAGCGGTGTGACGCTCGGTGCCACGGCCGCGATCGTGCTCAACCTGATCTTCAACGGCCTGGCCAAGGACGATGCGCACCAGACCCCCCAGGCCGAGCTGCCCGCCCAGGCGGCGGCCGCACCGGATGCGGCGCCCGAGGCGAAGGCGGCGGGTGAGGCCGAGACGGTGGCCGAGGCCACGGTCGGCGCCGCCGTGACCGCCGTCGCCGCCGGAGCACCGAAGGCGGACGCGGACGACGAGGCCGCGCCCGCCTCCTGA
- the recO gene encoding DNA repair protein RecO yields MSLFRDDGIVLRTQKLGEADRIITLLTRGHGRVRAVARGVRRTKSKFGAGLEPFSHADVQFFARGSELIGRSLPLCTQTEIIAPYGNGIVIDYGRYTAGTAMLETAERFTENEGEPAVQQYLLLIGALRTLSRGEHEPNLILDAFLLRSLAVNGYAPSFTDCAKCGIHGPNRHFSVAAGGVVCGDCRVAGSVVPSSESIALLSALLTGDWGHADACEARYVREGSGLVSAYLHWHLERGLRSLRYVEK; encoded by the coding sequence ATGAGTCTGTTCCGCGACGACGGCATCGTGCTGCGCACCCAGAAGCTGGGTGAGGCGGACCGCATCATCACGCTGCTGACCCGGGGCCACGGACGGGTGCGGGCCGTGGCCCGCGGGGTGCGCCGGACGAAGTCCAAGTTCGGCGCCGGGCTGGAACCTTTCTCCCACGCCGACGTGCAGTTCTTCGCCCGGGGCAGCGAGCTGATCGGCCGCAGCCTCCCACTGTGCACCCAGACCGAGATCATCGCTCCGTACGGCAACGGCATCGTCATCGACTACGGCCGCTACACCGCCGGCACCGCGATGCTGGAGACCGCCGAGCGGTTCACCGAGAACGAGGGCGAGCCCGCCGTACAGCAGTACCTGCTGCTGATCGGCGCCCTGCGCACGCTCTCGCGCGGGGAGCACGAGCCGAACCTCATCCTCGACGCGTTCCTGCTGCGCTCGCTCGCCGTCAACGGCTACGCGCCCAGCTTCACGGACTGCGCGAAGTGCGGGATCCACGGCCCCAACCGGCACTTCTCCGTCGCCGCGGGCGGGGTCGTCTGCGGGGACTGCCGGGTGGCCGGCAGCGTCGTACCCTCGTCTGAGTCCATCGCCCTGCTCAGTGCGCTGCTGACGGGCGACTGGGGGCATGCGGACGCCTGCGAGGCGCGGTACGTGCGGGAGGGCAGCGGGCTGGTCTCCGCCTATTTGCACTGGCATCTGGAGCGCGGGCTACGCTCCCTGCGATACGTCGAGAAATAG
- a CDS encoding isoprenyl transferase, protein MARRGILGRSRREYKVPEPHPSGERPPKIPGELVPNHVAVVMDGNGRWAKERGLPRTEGHKVGEGVVLDVLKGCLEMGVKNLSLYAFSTENWKRSPDEVRFLMNFNRDVIRRRRDEMNELGIRIRWVGRMPKMWKSVVQELQVAQEQTVDNDAMTLYFCVNYGGRAEIADAAQAIARDVAAGRLDPSKVNEKTFAKYMYYPDMPDVDLFLRPSGEQRTSNYLLWQSAYAEMVFQDVLWPDFDRRNLWAACLEYAQRDRRFGGAVPNQAEPGRS, encoded by the coding sequence ATGGCACGACGCGGGATTCTGGGACGCTCTCGCCGGGAGTACAAGGTTCCCGAGCCGCACCCGTCCGGTGAGCGCCCGCCGAAGATCCCCGGCGAGCTCGTCCCGAACCACGTCGCGGTGGTCATGGACGGCAACGGCCGCTGGGCCAAGGAGCGCGGCCTGCCGCGCACCGAGGGCCACAAGGTCGGCGAGGGCGTCGTACTCGACGTGCTCAAGGGCTGCCTGGAGATGGGCGTCAAGAACCTCTCCCTGTACGCCTTCTCGACGGAGAACTGGAAGCGCTCGCCCGACGAGGTCCGCTTCCTGATGAACTTCAACCGCGACGTCATCCGGCGCCGCCGCGACGAGATGAACGAGCTGGGCATCCGCATCCGCTGGGTCGGCCGCATGCCGAAGATGTGGAAGTCGGTCGTCCAGGAGCTCCAGGTCGCCCAGGAGCAGACCGTCGACAACGACGCGATGACCTTGTACTTCTGCGTGAACTACGGCGGCCGTGCGGAGATCGCGGACGCGGCGCAGGCGATCGCGCGGGACGTGGCCGCGGGCCGGCTGGACCCGTCGAAGGTCAACGAGAAGACCTTCGCGAAGTACATGTACTACCCGGACATGCCGGACGTGGACCTGTTCCTGCGGCCGAGCGGCGAGCAGCGCACCTCCAACTACCTGCTCTGGCAGAGCGCGTACGCCGAGATGGTCTTCCAGGACGTGCTGTGGCCGGACTTCGACCGCCGCAACCTGTGGGCGGCCTGCCTGGAGTACGCCCAGCGCGACCGCCGCTTCGGCGGCGCCGTCCCGAACCAGGCGGAGCCGGGCCGGTCCTGA